One window of the Chryseotalea sp. WA131a genome contains the following:
- a CDS encoding DegT/DnrJ/EryC1/StrS family aminotransferase, with translation MNQDFFAQSLLPQEWPGIHYFDEQEANAVHQVLKAKSPFRFYGPNLLNEASQFENELSQFLGVTYCLGVSSGTAALQIALSAIDVGVGDEVLIPGYFWVATVSAVIRNGAIPRLVDVDDSFSLDPDDLKKKIGPRTKAVIMVHMGGIVGRVDLVKKICDEHGLFLIEDCAQSIGASQSKKMSGSFGDIATFSFQLNKNITAGEGGAIATNNEVLYKKALAVHDLGYPRNEFGRLVLNDFSRWGIGSRMSEITAAILRVQLKKLPVIIETMRNFNLKLQKILNDRSIVTRTIIDSNGFSGGFLEVILDTDIKAKIFKEVLLSNGAKGGQNSLYPIVMTEWGLHIYYNIGSLVEKKSFSGNSSVWELQENLFGKSYTYDKGTLPHLDSLISRTVIFCIASKLTEAQKDIIERAMLLACMAVKAEVNEILC, from the coding sequence ATGAATCAAGATTTCTTTGCTCAATCGCTCCTGCCCCAAGAATGGCCTGGTATTCACTATTTTGACGAACAAGAAGCAAATGCTGTTCATCAAGTACTAAAAGCAAAGTCACCATTTCGTTTCTATGGGCCAAATCTCCTGAATGAAGCAAGTCAATTTGAAAACGAACTTTCTCAATTTTTAGGCGTCACTTATTGCCTTGGTGTTTCCAGTGGTACAGCTGCGCTTCAAATCGCTTTATCCGCCATAGATGTGGGCGTGGGTGATGAGGTGTTGATACCTGGCTATTTTTGGGTCGCCACTGTTAGCGCAGTAATTAGGAATGGGGCAATCCCAAGATTAGTAGACGTAGATGATTCTTTTAGTTTAGACCCAGATGATTTGAAAAAGAAGATTGGACCAAGAACTAAGGCGGTCATTATGGTACACATGGGTGGAATTGTTGGGCGCGTAGACTTAGTGAAGAAAATATGTGATGAACATGGGCTATTCTTGATTGAAGACTGCGCCCAATCTATCGGGGCATCGCAATCAAAAAAAATGAGCGGTTCTTTTGGAGACATTGCTACGTTTTCGTTTCAATTGAATAAAAACATCACCGCTGGTGAGGGCGGAGCTATTGCTACCAACAATGAAGTGCTATACAAAAAGGCATTAGCTGTTCACGATTTGGGCTACCCGCGCAACGAATTTGGCCGACTGGTACTCAATGATTTTAGCCGATGGGGTATTGGGAGTAGGATGTCAGAAATTACGGCTGCCATATTAAGAGTTCAATTGAAAAAGCTTCCTGTTATTATAGAAACCATGCGGAACTTTAATTTGAAACTACAGAAAATATTAAACGATCGTAGCATAGTTACAAGAACTATCATTGACAGCAACGGATTTTCGGGTGGTTTTTTGGAGGTGATACTTGATACTGATATAAAAGCAAAAATTTTTAAAGAAGTACTTTTATCCAACGGTGCGAAAGGTGGTCAAAATAGTTTGTACCCTATTGTCATGACAGAATGGGGCTTGCATATTTACTACAATATAGGTAGTCTGGTAGAAAAAAAATCTTTCTCTGGTAATAGTTCAGTATGGGAGTTACAGGAAAATTTGTTTGGAAAATCATACACATATGATAAAGGAACTCTTCCGCACCTAGATTCATTAATTTCCAGAACAGTAATCTTTTGTATTGCCTCTAAATTGACAGAGGCACAAAAAGACATAATTGAAAGAGCGATGTTGTTAGCTTGCATGGCAGTTAAAGCAGAGGTAAATGAAATCTTATGCTAG
- a CDS encoding nuclear transport factor 2 family protein, producing the protein MRNVLLLFLSICVTTLFAQKRPISSHDEQLIREARNLSNLAIAHHDTINIANYWTNDFHVISSRNFEVTGLEANRQIFVRDFKTKKEVVYVRTPLQVEIFSDWSMASETGTWTGQWQESDGIVKISGTYYAKWHKIDGTWKIRAEIFTPLSCLGSTFCKQTPKLN; encoded by the coding sequence ATGAGAAACGTCTTACTTCTATTTCTGTCGATTTGCGTTACAACCCTCTTCGCGCAAAAAAGGCCAATTTCTTCGCATGACGAACAGCTAATTCGTGAAGCGAGAAACCTATCTAATCTCGCCATCGCTCATCACGATACCATCAACATTGCCAACTACTGGACAAACGATTTTCATGTAATCTCATCACGCAATTTTGAAGTAACCGGTTTGGAAGCCAATCGGCAAATCTTTGTACGCGATTTCAAAACCAAAAAAGAGGTCGTCTATGTTCGCACACCTTTGCAAGTTGAAATTTTTTCTGATTGGAGTATGGCCTCCGAAACCGGCACATGGACGGGCCAATGGCAAGAGTCCGATGGCATCGTAAAAATATCAGGCACCTATTACGCCAAGTGGCACAAGATTGACGGCACGTGGAAAATCCGTGCCGAGATTTTTACACCCCTCTCATGTTTAGGAAGTACCTTTTGCAAACAAACCCCAAAACTAAATTAA
- a CDS encoding alpha/beta fold hydrolase, translating to MQQNVLIEARDGFKLSATIRRPLTEIKGVIQMNCGTGIPQKVYSNLAIYLTQYGYVTVTYDYRGIGNSKPKNLKGFEAKIEDWGILDMTSIFDWIISEFPNEKKIIIGHSMGGQLVGLMDNYQKIDKLVLIASSTGYWKDMSSPYKWLMPPLWFLFVPLTTFIYGYANAKKIRQGENLPKGVAIQWRNWCINPNYFDEHFQKSNTSLFFDKLRIPLKSIQIKDDPIANEITSNKILKYYKIANIEIEKISPEQLGVKKIGHTGFFSRQFKDTLWKNLKTDIEKKNYA from the coding sequence ATGCAACAAAATGTTTTAATTGAAGCGCGAGACGGTTTTAAACTTTCGGCAACCATCCGAAGACCATTAACTGAGATAAAGGGAGTTATTCAAATGAATTGTGGAACGGGTATTCCTCAAAAAGTATATTCTAATCTAGCAATTTATCTCACACAATATGGATATGTTACTGTAACCTACGACTATCGTGGAATAGGTAATTCAAAACCTAAAAATTTAAAGGGATTTGAAGCAAAAATTGAAGATTGGGGTATTTTAGATATGACAAGCATATTTGATTGGATAATTAGTGAATTTCCTAACGAAAAAAAAATCATTATTGGTCATAGTATGGGTGGGCAGCTTGTTGGGCTCATGGACAATTATCAAAAGATTGATAAACTTGTATTAATTGCTTCCTCTACAGGCTACTGGAAGGATATGAGCAGCCCTTACAAATGGCTTATGCCACCGTTATGGTTTTTATTTGTTCCGCTTACTACATTTATTTATGGCTACGCAAATGCAAAAAAAATTCGTCAGGGAGAAAATTTACCAAAAGGAGTTGCAATACAATGGCGAAATTGGTGCATCAATCCAAATTACTTTGACGAGCATTTCCAAAAATCGAATACAAGTTTATTCTTTGACAAATTGAGAATTCCACTAAAGTCCATTCAAATCAAAGACGACCCAATTGCAAATGAAATAACATCTAACAAAATATTGAAATACTACAAAATCGCAAACATTGAAATTGAAAAAATAAGTCCCGAACAACTTGGCGTGAAAAAAATTGGGCACACAGGCTTTTTTTCAAGACAATTCAAAGATACACTCTGGAAAAACTTAAAGACAGATATTGAAAAGAAAAACTACGCCTAA
- the solA gene encoding N-methyl-L-tryptophan oxidase, giving the protein MKRRKFIQTSAALAAASLPMQQLYARVQNQLHKASTDQTSYDVIVLGVGSMGSSACYQLAKSGHKVLGLEQFDIPHELGSHGGQSRIIRKAYFEHPDYVPLLERSYQNWKSLEEETGAQLYFKTGLLYFGKAEHALIKGLRESASKYSIRVDTLSEQEQERQFPQFNIPSGYERLIEPDAGFLLPERSVLLYTQQAIRAGATIHTKEKTIEWKKSGSTITVKTSKATYQCKKLVITAGPWATKMVPNFSKNLKVTRQMIAWVKPKDWSKFELGNFPCWTIADHERAGIFYGFPILPVAQFGGPIGLKLAHHFHGTVSDPDTINRIPTPADEDILVSALNKFMPEGYESTHVMKTCMYTNTPDENFILDFVPGYEKEVVVATGFSGHGFKFASVVGEIMADLAMKGSTRQPIGFLNAQRFS; this is encoded by the coding sequence ATGAAACGAAGAAAATTCATCCAAACTAGTGCTGCCTTGGCGGCAGCCTCTCTCCCAATGCAGCAATTATACGCACGTGTGCAAAATCAATTGCATAAAGCTTCCACCGATCAAACATCGTATGATGTCATTGTCTTAGGCGTAGGAAGCATGGGTTCTTCTGCGTGTTATCAACTGGCGAAGAGTGGGCATAAAGTTTTAGGTTTAGAGCAGTTTGACATACCACACGAATTGGGCTCACATGGTGGGCAAAGTCGCATCATCCGCAAAGCGTATTTCGAACATCCTGATTACGTGCCGTTGCTGGAGAGATCGTATCAAAACTGGAAATCGCTGGAGGAAGAGACAGGTGCACAACTTTATTTCAAAACCGGCCTCTTGTATTTCGGCAAAGCGGAGCACGCACTGATAAAGGGCTTGCGCGAATCGGCTTCCAAATATTCCATTCGCGTGGATACTCTGAGCGAGCAAGAGCAGGAGAGGCAATTTCCTCAATTCAACATTCCATCTGGCTACGAACGATTGATTGAGCCCGATGCAGGCTTCCTTTTGCCCGAGCGATCAGTGTTGCTCTACACACAACAAGCGATACGTGCAGGGGCCACTATTCACACCAAAGAAAAAACGATAGAGTGGAAAAAATCCGGAAGCACCATCACCGTCAAAACGAGTAAGGCTACCTACCAATGCAAGAAGCTCGTTATAACTGCCGGCCCATGGGCGACCAAAATGGTGCCCAACTTTTCGAAGAACCTGAAAGTGACACGCCAAATGATTGCGTGGGTGAAACCAAAAGACTGGAGTAAGTTTGAACTTGGAAATTTTCCATGCTGGACAATTGCCGACCACGAGAGGGCCGGCATATTTTACGGCTTTCCCATTTTGCCGGTCGCCCAGTTCGGTGGCCCCATAGGTCTCAAACTCGCCCATCATTTTCATGGCACCGTGTCTGACCCCGACACCATCAATCGCATACCCACGCCTGCAGACGAAGACATTCTTGTGTCTGCACTCAACAAGTTTATGCCCGAAGGATATGAGTCCACGCACGTGATGAAGACGTGCATGTACACCAACACGCCAGATGAAAATTTCATTCTGGATTTTGTGCCCGGCTATGAAAAAGAAGTGGTGGTGGCTACGGGTTTTAGTGGTCATGGCTTCAAGTTCGCGAGTGTTGTGGGCGAAATTATGGCCGACCTCGCGATGAAAGGCAGCACCCGCCAGCCCATTGGATTTCTAAACGCCCAACGATTCAGTTGA
- a CDS encoding PocR ligand-binding domain-containing protein, with protein MMGKNTQSATVKELKIDVSGLKKILDLLGSLFNIRTAFLYDIEQEAYLKEIAGNNGDFRPYCTIVQKELKHKCIACDNDKFKIAFGLRRSLLYRCYNGLYEMFLPLLIDNVVIGYLHFGQVRSSDSFEQIVKECKLDAHSQVEKLKFHYNEMEAIPELRLNQIAELFSTIADSILRSNLIEIKRANPIYYVNKFIEENSNKRITIKDAANFVGRSESYLTHEFKKLHNCTFHEYLTNKRIIVAKQLLKLKSIDETFEECGFKNRYHFSRMFKKVTGFTPKEFQDMV; from the coding sequence ATGATGGGAAAAAACACTCAATCCGCAACAGTTAAAGAGCTGAAGATCGATGTAAGTGGATTAAAAAAGATTTTGGATTTATTGGGTAGTCTATTCAATATCCGAACGGCTTTTTTGTATGACATCGAGCAAGAGGCCTATCTTAAAGAAATAGCTGGCAACAACGGTGATTTTAGACCTTATTGCACAATTGTTCAAAAAGAACTTAAGCATAAATGCATAGCCTGTGATAATGACAAATTTAAAATTGCATTTGGGCTGCGAAGGTCTTTACTCTACAGGTGTTATAACGGGTTGTACGAAATGTTTTTACCATTGTTAATAGACAATGTAGTGATTGGTTATCTTCACTTTGGTCAAGTGCGCTCTAGTGATTCGTTCGAGCAAATAGTGAAAGAATGTAAGTTAGATGCACACTCTCAGGTTGAAAAACTTAAGTTCCATTACAATGAAATGGAGGCCATACCGGAGCTTAGACTTAATCAAATCGCGGAACTTTTTTCAACTATTGCCGATAGCATCTTAAGGAGTAATTTGATTGAAATAAAAAGGGCGAACCCTATTTATTATGTGAATAAATTTATAGAAGAAAATTCAAACAAAAGAATTACAATAAAAGACGCAGCAAATTTTGTCGGCAGGAGTGAATCCTATCTAACCCATGAATTTAAAAAACTGCACAATTGCACTTTTCACGAGTACTTAACAAATAAGAGAATTATTGTCGCTAAGCAACTTTTAAAGCTAAAAAGTATAGATGAAACTTTTGAAGAATGTGGCTTTAAAAACCGATACCACTTTAGCAGAATGTTTAAAAAAGTTACAGGCTTCACTCCCAAGGAATTTCAAGATATGGTTTAG
- a CDS encoding HAD-IA family hydrolase, with protein sequence MITNQEQQLNIGVHNRGKLSLEVTNIYKYFGSIFSATQVKKGKPHPDIFLYASKKMGFKPDHCIVVEDSDHGVQAALAAGMKPLLYSTAYGYFMGRFRQSKNFQ encoded by the coding sequence ATGATAACGAATCAAGAGCAACAACTGAATATAGGCGTTCATAATCGAGGCAAGCTCTCATTGGAGGTAACCAATATCTATAAATACTTTGGAAGCATTTTCAGCGCAACTCAAGTAAAGAAGGGTAAGCCCCATCCTGATATTTTTCTATATGCCTCAAAAAAAATGGGATTCAAACCTGACCATTGTATTGTTGTTGAAGACAGTGACCACGGAGTTCAGGCGGCACTTGCCGCAGGAATGAAACCTCTTTTGTATTCGACCGCATATGGATATTTTATGGGCAGATTCAGACAAAGTAAAAATTTTCAATGA
- a CDS encoding Eco57I restriction-modification methylase domain-containing protein has protein sequence MILKELKPRKALNKAFLKVKPNRTEIEGFKTNLITLLDRTNDTESEEFHKNLVIDFLKKTYYDPNHFINTKGRNDLVIHNGQNANSTVGVILEAKKPTNKSEMITTKKLNAKAFQELVLYYLRERITHKNLEVKHLVATNINEWFIFDATLFDRLFAQNKNLVRQFNDFEAGRLADTKTDFFYKQVAEPFIDSITSEIEFTYFNIQDFQKPLRNTGKADLPDRQVGDNSLIALFKLLSPEHLLKLPFTNDSNSLDKRFYSELLHIIGLTETKEGSKKLIERNKAGERHTGTILEDAIIQLDSLDKLSRLEKPNQFGNTQQERLFNVALELSITWINRILFLKLLEAQLITYHNSSRDFGKGDKPARQAGGSYSFLNLDKIKNYDDLNSLFFQVLARKYDERNEDVKKIFEKVPYLNSSLFEPTDIEQVTLFISNLKDDKTIPIFSQTVLKDQQGKKRSGNITTLQYLFEFLDAYDFGAEGGEEIQEDNKTLINASVLGLIFEKINGYKDGSFFTPGFITMYMCRETIRKAVVQKFNETKKWNCNNIEELYDKIEDRKEANKIVNSIKICDPAVGSGHFLVSALNEMIAVKNDLKILQDRDGKRLKEYQVEVVNDELIVTDEEGELFEYNPSNKESQRIQETLFHEKQTIIENCLFGVDINSNSVKICRLRLWIELLKNAYYLPSRQAGKNSTELETLPNIDINIKCGNSLVSRFAIDADLKQALKKSKWTIDSYRIAVDTYRNAESKEQKREMERLIADIKSDFRSEISLNDPKVKKLRKLSADLYQMTNQGQLFEMSKKEKADWNKKVTQLTEETKIVEAEIEEIKANKIFENAFEWRFEFPEVLNDDGDFVGFDVVIGNPPYVNSKGEKFESSFKSYALENYKTSRYQIDTYILFIEKAINLMNENGYMTYITPNAWLNNLFLSEVRKYFIENMNLIEICNMPSIVFEEAVVDTIILSGNKSKQEVDTKIKTYSVNGFELVNQYKQTDFLLNQNNSINIFLNSKAQVLLRKMEDSANRLQSFTSIARGVGVYHKRVGHTKELIAQDPYQSKEKKDNTFVPYLRGKNIKPYTIDWKNDSFISYGKWLAEPREPKYFEGNRILLRQIPGDKLIAAFIDSKFITDQSVFIARFENDVINPAGVLGIINSKLLAFYFRNKYSEFDDLFPKVKLQHFKDFPIRTSPEQIFKSIALLVKEIQSQKANNPNFDLAILENQIDPLVYQLYDLTENEIKIIENA, from the coding sequence ATGATTTTAAAAGAATTGAAACCAAGAAAGGCACTGAACAAAGCCTTTTTAAAAGTAAAACCGAACAGGACTGAAATTGAAGGTTTCAAGACCAATCTCATTACTTTACTCGACAGGACAAATGACACAGAAAGCGAAGAGTTTCATAAAAACCTTGTCATTGACTTTTTAAAGAAAACCTATTACGACCCGAACCATTTTATAAATACCAAAGGTCGAAACGACCTTGTTATTCACAACGGACAAAATGCAAACTCGACAGTTGGCGTAATTCTCGAAGCTAAAAAGCCGACCAACAAATCCGAAATGATTACAACCAAAAAACTGAATGCTAAAGCGTTTCAGGAATTGGTTTTGTATTACTTACGAGAGAGAATTACACACAAAAATCTTGAAGTAAAACATTTAGTTGCGACCAACATTAACGAATGGTTCATTTTTGACGCTACCCTATTCGACAGACTTTTTGCACAAAACAAAAATCTTGTAAGGCAATTCAACGACTTTGAAGCGGGACGTTTGGCAGACACCAAAACCGATTTTTTCTACAAACAAGTTGCCGAGCCGTTTATTGACAGCATCACTTCTGAAATTGAATTTACTTACTTCAACATTCAGGACTTTCAAAAACCGTTACGCAATACCGGCAAAGCAGACCTGCCTGACCGGCAGGTAGGCGACAATTCGCTGATTGCTTTATTCAAATTGCTTTCGCCAGAGCATCTTTTAAAACTTCCGTTCACCAACGACAGCAACAGCCTTGACAAACGCTTTTACAGCGAGTTGTTGCACATCATCGGACTGACCGAAACAAAAGAAGGAAGCAAAAAACTGATTGAACGTAACAAAGCAGGTGAACGCCACACAGGAACTATTCTTGAAGATGCAATCATTCAACTTGACAGCTTGGATAAACTAAGCAGATTGGAGAAGCCAAATCAGTTTGGCAACACACAACAGGAAAGACTTTTTAATGTTGCTCTTGAACTTTCGATTACTTGGATAAACCGCATTTTATTCTTGAAGTTGTTGGAAGCCCAACTCATTACTTATCACAACTCGTCCCGAGACTTCGGGAAAGGCGACAAACCTGCCCGTCAGGCAGGCGGGTCGTATTCGTTTCTCAACCTTGACAAAATCAAGAATTATGACGACCTGAACAGTTTGTTTTTTCAGGTGTTGGCACGCAAGTATGACGAGCGAAACGAAGATGTAAAAAAGATTTTCGAGAAAGTTCCTTATCTCAATTCATCGCTTTTCGAGCCGACAGACATTGAGCAGGTTACGTTGTTTATCAGTAATCTGAAAGACGATAAAACCATTCCGATTTTTTCGCAAACTGTGCTGAAAGACCAGCAAGGCAAAAAACGGTCGGGCAACATTACCACACTTCAATATTTATTTGAGTTTTTAGATGCTTACGACTTTGGAGCAGAAGGCGGAGAAGAAATTCAGGAAGACAACAAAACCCTGATTAATGCTTCGGTTCTCGGATTGATTTTCGAGAAAATAAATGGCTACAAAGACGGTTCGTTTTTCACTCCGGGTTTCATCACCATGTATATGTGTCGTGAAACCATTCGTAAAGCAGTTGTCCAAAAATTTAACGAAACCAAAAAATGGAACTGCAACAACATTGAAGAACTTTACGACAAAATTGAAGACCGAAAAGAAGCCAACAAGATTGTAAACAGCATCAAAATTTGTGACCCTGCCGTTGGTTCAGGACACTTTTTAGTTTCGGCACTCAATGAAATGATTGCCGTTAAAAACGACTTGAAAATTCTGCAAGACCGAGACGGAAAACGCCTGAAAGAATATCAGGTGGAAGTGGTAAATGATGAATTGATTGTGACGGACGAAGAAGGCGAACTTTTTGAATATAACCCAAGCAACAAAGAAAGCCAACGCATACAGGAAACGCTTTTCCACGAAAAGCAAACCATTATTGAAAATTGCCTTTTTGGTGTTGACATCAATTCCAACTCGGTAAAAATTTGCCGTTTGCGCTTATGGATTGAACTTCTAAAAAATGCTTATTACCTGCCTAGCCGGCAGGCAGGCAAAAACAGCACAGAACTTGAAACGCTTCCGAATATTGACATCAACATCAAATGCGGAAACTCTTTAGTGAGCCGTTTTGCGATTGATGCAGACTTGAAACAAGCCTTGAAAAAAAGCAAGTGGACAATTGACAGCTACCGAATAGCTGTGGACACTTACCGAAACGCTGAAAGCAAGGAACAAAAAAGAGAAATGGAACGACTGATTGCCGATATAAAATCGGATTTTAGAAGTGAAATTTCCTTGAACGACCCAAAAGTTAAGAAGCTACGCAAACTTTCAGCCGACTTGTATCAAATGACCAATCAAGGGCAACTTTTTGAAATGAGCAAAAAGGAAAAAGCCGATTGGAACAAGAAAGTAACGCAACTGACAGAAGAAACTAAAATAGTGGAAGCTGAAATTGAAGAAATAAAAGCCAACAAGATTTTTGAAAACGCTTTTGAATGGCGTTTTGAATTTCCCGAAGTGCTGAATGATGATGGCGATTTTGTGGGCTTTGATGTGGTGATTGGTAATCCGCCTTATGTAAATAGCAAAGGAGAAAAATTTGAAAGCTCCTTCAAGTCATATGCGTTGGAAAATTACAAAACGTCTAGATACCAAATAGACACCTACATTTTATTCATTGAGAAAGCAATAAATCTTATGAATGAAAATGGATATATGACATACATTACTCCTAATGCTTGGCTAAATAATTTATTTCTCTCTGAAGTTCGGAAATATTTTATCGAAAATATGAATCTGATAGAAATATGCAATATGCCGAGTATTGTATTTGAAGAAGCAGTTGTAGATACAATTATATTGAGCGGAAATAAATCAAAACAGGAAGTTGATACTAAAATTAAGACCTACTCTGTAAATGGTTTTGAACTAGTTAACCAATATAAACAAACAGATTTTCTTCTGAATCAGAACAACAGTATAAATATCTTTTTAAATAGCAAAGCACAAGTTCTTTTAAGAAAAATGGAAGACAGTGCAAATAGATTACAAAGTTTTACGAGCATTGCTCGTGGGGTAGGTGTTTATCATAAAAGGGTTGGACACACAAAAGAGCTTATTGCTCAAGACCCCTATCAATCAAAAGAAAAAAAAGATAATACGTTTGTTCCATATCTACGTGGTAAGAATATTAAGCCTTACACAATTGATTGGAAAAATGATTCATTTATTAGTTATGGTAAATGGCTAGCAGAACCAAGAGAACCTAAGTATTTTGAAGGTAATAGAATTCTATTAAGGCAAATCCCAGGGGATAAATTAATTGCTGCATTTATTGACTCAAAGTTCATTACTGACCAATCAGTTTTTATTGCTCGATTTGAAAATGATGTAATTAATCCTGCTGGTGTTTTGGGAATAATCAACTCCAAGTTATTAGCATTCTATTTTAGAAATAAGTATTCAGAATTTGATGATTTATTTCCAAAAGTCAAGCTACAACATTTTAAAGATTTTCCGATTAGGACATCACCTGAGCAAATATTTAAATCAATTGCCTTACTAGTTAAAGAGATTCAATCCCAAAAAGCTAATAACCCTAACTTTGATTTGGCTATACTTGAAAACCAAATAGACCCATTGGTTTACCAACTTTACGACTTGACGGAAAATGAAATAAAAATCATTGAGAACGCATAA
- a CDS encoding gamma-glutamyltransferase: MKKYRFVFLTVSFILLLPCCNSNKKEVTLSPDKWGDGELIKYLEMDARPFPNNPAAIGEKGAVTTAFHTAASRAGLEALKQGGSSVDAALTAAMTQVTLNAGAVTSFFGIINIVHYDAASGTIASMDGTWNTVMNETDPMTIPGGIPFSAEGAYPSREVSGRTAMVGGFMPGVEAAHQRYGKLPFKTLFEPSIYLARNGFIINERTANFFARRDTQIRRLPETKATLIKADGTGYVAGDLFKQPALATTLDSIANRGVDYMYKGAWARKAVAAVQKDGGKMTLEDLANYKVIWSEPVRQKYGAYEVAVLGPPATGSVNLIEALNLADASGLFTKTHWSRNGESLRQMSDITNMQMLSYIPQETREMIYPGLNLSDSSRLLKETAVELWNRMEKGVKLVQYAGAGPRHSDVVVAIDQWGNLTAITHTINTLTWGNEAIIVDGISISDAAWYKQAEIKMAGPGNRLPSEIEAGILLKDGKPIIPFASMSMGFHQQTVQSLVNIIAHNMDVEEVVNAPCLLMPDADYSVPEAVKVTVRVMAGAFPDSVLQKSGLPIKQIPASERRYTQGLWVGIYRDPLTGKMKAASPPYATGTAFAY; this comes from the coding sequence ATGAAGAAGTATCGTTTTGTATTTTTAACGGTCAGTTTCATTTTGCTTTTGCCATGCTGCAACAGTAATAAAAAAGAAGTAACACTCTCTCCTGATAAATGGGGCGATGGTGAATTGATCAAGTACCTAGAAATGGATGCTCGCCCTTTTCCAAATAACCCGGCAGCTATCGGAGAAAAAGGGGCAGTGACCACTGCCTTTCATACCGCAGCCTCGCGCGCTGGTTTGGAAGCGTTGAAGCAAGGAGGTAGTTCTGTTGATGCAGCATTGACTGCAGCCATGACCCAAGTCACGCTGAATGCCGGGGCCGTCACCAGTTTCTTCGGTATCATTAACATAGTACACTACGATGCTGCTTCAGGAACAATTGCGAGCATGGATGGCACTTGGAATACGGTAATGAATGAAACCGATCCAATGACCATTCCGGGTGGAATTCCTTTTAGTGCGGAAGGGGCATATCCTTCGCGTGAGGTGAGCGGACGAACAGCTATGGTAGGTGGTTTTATGCCTGGTGTTGAAGCTGCACACCAGCGCTATGGCAAGCTGCCTTTCAAAACGCTATTTGAGCCGAGCATCTATCTCGCGAGGAATGGTTTTATCATCAATGAACGCACCGCGAATTTTTTCGCACGAAGAGATACCCAAATACGTAGACTTCCTGAAACAAAGGCAACGCTCATCAAAGCCGATGGAACTGGTTACGTGGCGGGCGATTTATTCAAGCAGCCCGCTCTTGCCACCACATTGGATAGTATAGCCAACCGCGGTGTAGATTATATGTACAAAGGCGCGTGGGCCAGGAAGGCCGTTGCCGCTGTGCAGAAAGATGGAGGAAAAATGACACTCGAAGATTTGGCCAACTACAAGGTAATTTGGAGCGAGCCCGTCAGGCAAAAGTATGGAGCGTATGAAGTGGCTGTGTTGGGCCCACCCGCAACAGGAAGTGTGAACTTGATTGAAGCGCTCAACCTTGCAGATGCTTCCGGCCTTTTCACGAAAACACATTGGTCAAGAAACGGTGAATCGCTTCGCCAGATGTCAGACATTACTAACATGCAGATGCTCTCGTATATTCCCCAAGAGACCCGCGAAATGATTTATCCCGGTCTTAATCTTAGCGACTCTTCACGGTTGCTCAAAGAGACGGCCGTAGAGTTATGGAATCGCATGGAAAAAGGTGTAAAGCTTGTTCAATATGCAGGCGCAGGTCCGAGGCACTCTGACGTGGTGGTGGCAATCGACCAATGGGGAAATTTGACGGCCATTACGCATACAATCAATACACTCACATGGGGTAACGAGGCAATCATAGTGGATGGTATCTCCATTAGCGATGCTGCCTGGTACAAACAAGCAGAGATTAAAATGGCAGGTCCTGGTAATCGTTTACCTTCCGAGATTGAAGCGGGAATATTGTTAAAAGACGGAAAACCTATCATTCCCTTTGCTTCAATGTCGATGGGCTTCCACCAGCAAACGGTGCAGTCGCTCGTGAACATTATCGCTCACAACATGGATGTAGAAGAAGTGGTCAATGCGCCTTGTCTATTGATGCCAGATGCAGATTATTCGGTACCGGAAGCAGTCAAGGTAACAGTGCGGGTAATGGCAGGAGCATTTCCTGATTCCGTGCTGCAAAAGAGTGGTTTGCCCATAAAGCAAATTCCAGCAAGTGAAAGGCGGTACACGCAAGGCTTATGGGTGGGCATTTACCGCGACCCACTGACCGGTAAGATGAAAGCTGCATCCCCACCGTATGCTACCGGTACAGCTTTCGCTTACTAA